Proteins encoded within one genomic window of Candidatus Rokuibacteriota bacterium:
- the rplW gene encoding 50S ribosomal protein L23 gives MRSPREIIVRPLMTEKSMRVKEERNAVTFQVVPDANKVEIRHAVEAIFNVKVTGVRTASVQGKLKRMGRFQGRQPSWKKAIVTLAPGEKIELVEGM, from the coding sequence ATGAGGAGTCCCCGGGAGATCATCGTCCGGCCCCTGATGACCGAGAAGAGCATGCGGGTCAAAGAGGAGCGGAACGCGGTCACGTTCCAGGTCGTGCCGGACGCCAACAAGGTGGAGATCCGCCACGCGGTCGAGGCGATCTTCAACGTGAAGGTGACCGGCGTGAGGACCGCCAGCGTCCAGGGCAAGCTGAAGCGGATGGGGCGCTTCCAGGGGCGCCAGCCCTCCTGGAAGAAGGCGATCGTGACGCTGGCCCCTGGTGAAAAGATCGAGCTGGTTGAGGGCATGTGA
- the rplB gene encoding 50S ribosomal protein L2 produces the protein MAVKIIKPTSPGRRFMTLLAFDDVTRSRPEKSLLRAKRRTSGRNNAGRITVRHRGGGARRRLRVIDFRREKWGVPATVAAIEYDPNRSARIALLHYRDGEKRYIVASLGLKVGDVVMSGPQADILPGNALPIRNIPVGTMIHNVELQPGKGGQLCRSAGSQAQLLAKEGDLATLKLPSGEVRMVRLDCMATVGQVGNLDHENVSVGKAGRVRWLGFRPTVRGVSMNPVDHPMGGGEGRGKGNHPMTPWGKPTKGYKTRRPKPSDRYIVTRRAK, from the coding sequence ATGGCGGTCAAGATCATCAAGCCCACGTCCCCGGGCCGGCGCTTCATGACGCTGCTCGCTTTCGACGACGTCACCCGGAGCCGGCCCGAGAAGAGCCTGCTCCGCGCCAAGCGGCGCACCAGCGGGCGGAACAACGCCGGGCGGATCACAGTGCGACACCGGGGCGGCGGGGCGAGGCGCCGCCTTCGCGTGATCGACTTCCGCCGGGAGAAATGGGGCGTGCCGGCCACCGTTGCGGCGATCGAATACGACCCCAACCGGTCGGCGCGCATTGCGCTCCTCCACTACCGGGACGGCGAAAAGCGGTACATCGTCGCGTCGCTCGGGCTCAAGGTGGGCGACGTGGTCATGTCCGGCCCGCAGGCCGACATCCTGCCGGGCAACGCGCTGCCGATCAGGAACATCCCCGTGGGGACCATGATCCACAACGTGGAGCTCCAACCGGGCAAGGGAGGCCAGCTCTGCCGGAGCGCCGGGTCGCAGGCGCAGCTCCTGGCCAAGGAAGGGGACCTCGCCACGCTGAAGCTCCCCTCGGGCGAGGTGAGGATGGTCAGGCTCGACTGCATGGCCACGGTGGGCCAGGTCGGCAACCTCGATCACGAGAACGTCTCCGTCGGCAAGGCCGGGCGCGTCCGGTGGCTCGGTTTCCGCCCGACGGTCCGGGGCGTGTCCATGAACCCCGTGGACCATCCCATGGGGGGCGGCGAGGGCCGGGGCAAGGGCAACCACCCGATGACGCCGTGGGGCAAGCCCACCAAGGGCTACAAGACCCGCCGGCCCAAGCCTTCGGATCGTTACATCGTCACCCGCCGGGCGAAGTAG
- the rpsS gene encoding 30S ribosomal protein S19, with the protein MGRSLKKGPYVDETLLARVEELNRARGKKVLKTWSRRSTIVPEFVGHTLAVHNGRKFIPVYITENMVGHRLGEFALTRTFKAHGAAQKATTEVKA; encoded by the coding sequence ATGGGACGCTCGCTGAAGAAGGGACCGTACGTGGACGAGACACTGCTGGCCCGGGTGGAGGAGCTCAACCGCGCCCGAGGGAAGAAGGTGCTGAAGACCTGGTCGCGGCGCTCCACCATCGTGCCCGAGTTCGTCGGCCACACGCTCGCGGTTCATAACGGCAGGAAGTTCATTCCGGTTTACATCACCGAGAACATGGTGGGGCACAGGCTCGGCGAGTTCGCCCTGACCCGGACCTTCAAGGCCCACGGGGCGGCGCAGAAGGCCACCACCGAGGTCAAAGCGTAG
- the rplV gene encoding 50S ribosomal protein L22 produces the protein MRTQAVSRFVRVSPRKARLVLRELQGRSVGEALGLLQYVPRAAARLVEKTLRSAIANAEHNHQVRNLDDLRIAKAVADRGPVIKRIQPRAMGRAFFIRHRTSHITVVLSDEVPQPAPGQRTAAGRVPAERVRARAGQPRAARGSADRARPRAAAEG, from the coding sequence ATGCGGACCCAGGCGGTCAGCCGCTTCGTGCGTGTCTCACCGCGCAAGGCCCGCCTGGTCCTGCGCGAGCTGCAGGGCCGGTCGGTGGGGGAGGCCCTGGGGTTGCTCCAGTACGTCCCGCGGGCGGCGGCCCGGCTGGTCGAGAAGACCCTGCGCTCCGCCATCGCCAACGCCGAGCACAACCACCAGGTGCGGAACCTCGACGACCTCCGGATCGCCAAGGCGGTCGCCGACCGTGGCCCGGTGATCAAGCGCATCCAGCCGCGGGCCATGGGGCGAGCCTTCTTCATCCGCCACCGCACCAGCCACATTACGGTGGTCCTGAGCGACGAGGTTCCTCAGCCGGCACCAGGCCAACGGACTGCCGCAGGCCGGGTACCCGCGGAGCGGGTGCGCGCCCGCGCCGGGCAGCCGCGTGCGGCGCGGGGATCTGCCGACCGCGCGAGACCACGCGCGGCCGCGGAGGGGTAG
- the rpsC gene encoding 30S ribosomal protein S3: MGQKTHPIGFRLGGTRTWSSRWFATKGYAALLHEDVKIRRYIKGTLYHAGISRTDIERSANRIRITIHTARPGIIIGRKGSEVEKLKNELQARTGKEVYLNIEEVIHPELDAQLVAENVALQLQKRVAFRRAMKKAVTSALRLGAGGIRIACAGRLAGAEIARREWYRDGRVPLHTIRADIDYGLAEARTTYGAIGVKVWIFRGEVLSTRQAVEA, encoded by the coding sequence ATGGGACAGAAGACGCATCCGATCGGCTTTCGGCTGGGCGGGACGCGGACCTGGAGTTCCCGGTGGTTCGCGACCAAGGGCTACGCCGCGCTCCTGCACGAGGACGTGAAGATCCGGCGGTATATCAAGGGCACGCTCTATCACGCCGGGATCTCGCGCACCGATATCGAGCGGTCGGCCAACCGGATCAGGATCACGATCCACACCGCTCGGCCCGGCATCATCATCGGGCGCAAGGGGTCGGAGGTCGAGAAACTGAAGAACGAGCTCCAGGCGCGCACCGGCAAAGAGGTCTACCTGAACATCGAGGAGGTCATCCACCCCGAGCTGGACGCGCAGCTCGTGGCCGAGAACGTGGCGCTCCAGCTCCAGAAGCGCGTCGCGTTCCGGCGGGCGATGAAGAAGGCCGTGACGTCGGCGCTCAGGCTGGGGGCGGGCGGGATCCGGATCGCCTGCGCGGGGCGCCTCGCGGGCGCGGAGATCGCCCGGCGCGAATGGTACCGGGACGGCCGGGTGCCGCTCCACACGATTCGCGCCGACATCGACTACGGGCTGGCAGAGGCGCGCACCACCTACGGCGCCATCGGCGTGAAGGTCTGGATCTTCAGGGGCGAGGTCCTGTCGACCCGCCAGGCGGTGGAAGCATAG
- the rplP gene encoding 50S ribosomal protein L16, with protein sequence MLMPKRVKYRKAQRGRMRGKAIRGSTLTFGDFGLKALEPGWVTNRQIEAARVSLTRSVKRGGKIWIRVFPDKPVTKKPAETRMGKGKGNPEYWVAVVKPGRILYEMEGVKEDVAREAFRLAGQKLGIATRFVSRARAGG encoded by the coding sequence ATGCTGATGCCGAAGCGCGTCAAGTACCGGAAGGCCCAGCGCGGCCGGATGAGGGGCAAGGCGATTCGCGGCTCGACGCTGACCTTCGGCGACTTCGGTCTGAAGGCCCTCGAGCCGGGCTGGGTCACGAACCGCCAGATCGAGGCGGCCCGCGTCTCCCTCACGCGCAGCGTCAAGCGCGGGGGGAAGATCTGGATCCGGGTCTTCCCGGACAAGCCGGTAACGAAGAAGCCCGCCGAGACGCGGATGGGAAAGGGCAAGGGTAACCCGGAGTACTGGGTTGCGGTGGTGAAGCCAGGACGCATCCTCTACGAGATGGAAGGCGTGAAGGAGGACGTGGCCCGCGAGGCGTTCCGGCTGGCGGGCCAGAAGCTCGGCATCGCGACCAGGTTCGTGAGCCGCGCACGAGCCGGAGGCTGA
- the rpmC gene encoding 50S ribosomal protein L29 produces the protein MKPAKWRELTDPELQQKVKELAEELFNLRFQLSLGVAKNPARVGQVKRDLARAKTVLRERELGVRRPV, from the coding sequence ATGAAACCGGCGAAGTGGCGCGAACTGACCGACCCCGAGCTCCAGCAGAAGGTGAAGGAGCTTGCGGAGGAGCTCTTTAACCTGCGCTTCCAGCTTTCGCTGGGCGTAGCCAAGAACCCGGCCCGGGTGGGTCAGGTCAAGCGCGACCTGGCCAGGGCCAAGACCGTGCTGCGCGAGCGGGAGCTGGGCGTTCGCCGGCCGGTGTAG
- the rpsQ gene encoding 30S ribosomal protein S17, which produces MGERKTREGVVMSDKMEKTRVVRVERVYRHARYERVVRRTRKLKAHDETNASKVGDRVLIEETRPMSREKRWRIRQILVRASAL; this is translated from the coding sequence ATGGGGGAGCGAAAGACCCGTGAAGGGGTCGTGATGAGCGACAAGATGGAGAAGACCCGCGTGGTCCGCGTGGAGCGGGTCTATCGCCATGCGCGCTACGAGCGGGTGGTGCGGCGGACCAGGAAGCTCAAGGCCCACGACGAGACGAACGCGAGCAAGGTCGGCGACCGGGTCCTGATCGAGGAGACGCGTCCCATGTCGCGTGAGAAGCGCTGGCGGATCCGGCAGATCCTGGTCCGGGCGTCAGCGCTGTGA